A genome region from Pseudoalteromonas tetraodonis includes the following:
- the leuS gene encoding leucine--tRNA ligase, with the protein MQEQYNPQDIESKVQRYWEENQVFKVTEDESKEKYYCLSMFPYPSGRLHMGHVRNYTIGDVVSRFQRLQGKNVMQPMGWDAFGLPAENAAIKNKTAPAKWTYENIDYMRNQLKQLGFGYDWDREIATCHPEYYKWEQWFFTKLYEKGLVYKKMSTVNWDPVDQTVLANEQVIDGRGWRSGAVVEQKEIPQWFIKITDYAQELLDDLDKLEDWPEQVKTMQRNWIGRSEGLDIEFTRTDNNEKFSVYTTRPDTFMGVTYLAVAGGHPIAQEAAKNNDAIAMFVEECKNTKVAEADMATMEKKGIATGFYATHPLTGEQVPIWVANFVLMHYGSGAVMAVPAHDQRDFEFATAYGLDIKQVIAPVEGSELEVNLAQEAFTEKGELVNSGEFDGLDFENAFNAVADKLEALGVGERKVNFRLRDWGVSRQRYWGSPIPMLSDENGNELAATEDMLPVRLPEDVVMNGVTSPIKADPEWAKATVNGVPATHETDTFDTFMESSWYYARYCSPRHDEGMLDPAAANYWLPVNQYIGGIEHAILHLLYSRFFHKLLRDFGLVNSDEPFDRLLCQGMVLAETFYRKDEKGGDVWISPSDVNTETDDKGRVTKAWHKEDGEPVFSSGMSKMSKSKNNGIDPQEVIAQYGADTVRLFMMFTAPPEQTLEWSDSGVEGAHRFLKRVWKYAVDVKTVGFQALDKSSLTNPQKVLRRELHKAIAKVSDDVERRQTFNTAIAAIMELSNKLLKAPLNDTQDVAIANEALEALLIMLAPITPHLSHQLWQELGKEGDILDATWPKVDESALVEDEKLIIIQVNGKLRAKLTVAADATQEQVEALAFAESNVTKFTDGATIRKVIYVPGKLLNVVAN; encoded by the coding sequence ATGCAAGAGCAATATAACCCACAAGACATAGAGTCAAAAGTCCAACGCTACTGGGAAGAAAACCAAGTATTTAAAGTCACAGAAGACGAGAGCAAAGAAAAGTACTACTGCCTCTCAATGTTTCCTTACCCAAGTGGTCGACTGCATATGGGTCATGTGCGTAACTACACCATTGGTGACGTGGTTTCTCGCTTTCAGCGCTTGCAAGGCAAAAACGTAATGCAACCTATGGGTTGGGATGCGTTTGGTTTACCTGCAGAAAACGCGGCTATTAAAAATAAAACAGCCCCTGCAAAGTGGACTTACGAAAATATTGATTACATGCGTAACCAGCTTAAGCAATTAGGGTTTGGCTACGACTGGGATCGCGAAATTGCGACATGCCACCCAGAATATTATAAATGGGAACAATGGTTCTTCACTAAGCTTTACGAAAAAGGCCTAGTGTACAAAAAAATGTCAACGGTTAACTGGGATCCTGTGGATCAAACAGTATTAGCTAACGAACAAGTAATTGATGGTCGTGGTTGGCGTTCAGGTGCGGTAGTAGAACAAAAAGAAATTCCACAGTGGTTTATAAAAATTACCGACTATGCTCAAGAGCTATTAGACGACTTAGACAAACTAGAAGATTGGCCTGAGCAAGTTAAAACTATGCAGCGCAACTGGATTGGTCGCTCTGAAGGGTTAGATATCGAGTTTACGCGTACCGACAATAACGAAAAATTTAGTGTATACACCACTCGTCCAGATACGTTTATGGGCGTGACATACCTAGCCGTTGCCGGTGGCCACCCAATCGCGCAAGAAGCAGCTAAAAACAACGACGCGATCGCGATGTTTGTTGAAGAGTGTAAAAACACTAAAGTTGCCGAAGCGGATATGGCAACCATGGAGAAAAAAGGCATTGCAACAGGCTTTTACGCCACGCATCCATTAACGGGCGAGCAAGTGCCTATTTGGGTTGCAAACTTTGTATTGATGCATTACGGCTCAGGTGCGGTAATGGCAGTACCTGCGCACGACCAACGTGACTTTGAATTTGCAACAGCTTACGGCCTAGATATTAAACAAGTTATTGCGCCAGTTGAAGGCTCTGAGCTTGAAGTAAACCTAGCACAAGAAGCATTCACCGAAAAAGGGGAATTAGTAAACTCAGGTGAATTTGATGGCCTTGATTTTGAAAACGCCTTTAACGCTGTTGCCGACAAACTAGAAGCATTAGGTGTAGGTGAGCGTAAAGTAAACTTCCGTCTTCGCGATTGGGGTGTTAGCCGTCAGCGTTATTGGGGTTCGCCAATTCCAATGCTGAGTGATGAAAACGGCAACGAACTTGCTGCCACTGAAGATATGCTACCGGTGCGTTTACCAGAAGATGTGGTAATGAATGGTGTTACCTCACCAATTAAAGCCGATCCAGAATGGGCTAAAGCGACTGTAAACGGTGTACCTGCCACTCATGAAACTGATACTTTTGATACCTTTATGGAGTCATCATGGTATTACGCTCGCTACTGTAGCCCGCGCCATGACGAGGGTATGTTAGACCCAGCAGCCGCTAACTACTGGTTACCAGTAAACCAATACATTGGTGGTATTGAGCACGCAATTTTACATTTATTATACTCGCGCTTTTTCCATAAATTATTACGTGACTTTGGTTTAGTAAATTCAGATGAGCCGTTTGACCGCTTACTTTGTCAGGGTATGGTACTTGCCGAAACGTTTTATCGTAAAGATGAAAAAGGCGGCGATGTATGGATTTCGCCAAGTGATGTAAATACCGAAACCGACGATAAAGGCCGTGTAACCAAGGCATGGCACAAAGAAGATGGTGAACCTGTATTCTCATCTGGCATGAGTAAAATGTCTAAGTCTAAAAACAACGGTATAGACCCACAAGAAGTAATTGCCCAATATGGTGCAGATACCGTGCGTTTATTCATGATGTTTACTGCACCACCGGAGCAAACACTTGAATGGTCAGACTCAGGGGTTGAAGGCGCACACCGCTTCTTAAAGCGTGTATGGAAATACGCGGTAGATGTTAAAACGGTTGGCTTCCAAGCACTTGATAAATCGTCGCTTACTAACCCACAAAAAGTACTTCGCCGTGAGCTACATAAAGCCATTGCAAAAGTGAGCGATGATGTTGAACGTCGTCAAACATTCAACACTGCGATTGCCGCAATCATGGAGCTGTCTAATAAGTTATTAAAAGCGCCATTAAACGACACTCAAGATGTTGCCATTGCTAACGAGGCATTAGAAGCATTACTTATTATGCTAGCACCAATAACACCGCATTTATCGCATCAGTTATGGCAAGAGCTAGGTAAAGAAGGTGATATTTTAGATGCAACATGGCCAAAAGTTGACGAATCTGCCCTAGTTGAAGATGAAAAACTAATCATCATACAAGTAAACGGTAAATTACGTGCAAAACTAACGGTTGCAGCTGATGCAACGCAAGAGCAAGTAGAAGCACTCGCGTTTGCAGAATCTAACGTCACTAAATTTACTGATGGTGCAACAATCCGCAAGGTAATTTATGTACCAGGTAAATTGCTTAACGTGGTAGCTAACTAA
- a CDS encoding LPS-assembly lipoprotein LptE has protein sequence MATLNAIKNGLALVLVCFLLSSCGFHLKKASSLPDDLKQLTLVGDDQKSALFSYLQSELAMSDVTLVPASKQSAQLYLFKEQLERQTLSLFQNGQVAEYELAYSVSYVVKRPKQKAIEKRFELYRNYQDDPDNALAKAKELELLISEIRQQASRRIVRELSQL, from the coding sequence ATGGCTACTTTAAATGCCATTAAAAACGGACTAGCCTTAGTGCTAGTCTGTTTTTTGTTATCGAGCTGTGGCTTTCATCTTAAAAAAGCATCAAGCCTACCCGATGATTTAAAACAGCTAACGCTTGTGGGGGATGATCAAAAATCTGCTTTATTTAGCTATTTGCAAAGCGAACTGGCTATGAGCGATGTCACTTTAGTGCCTGCAAGTAAACAATCAGCGCAGCTTTATTTATTTAAAGAACAACTAGAGCGTCAAACCTTATCGTTGTTCCAAAACGGACAAGTAGCTGAGTACGAACTGGCATACAGCGTAAGTTATGTAGTAAAACGCCCGAAACAAAAAGCCATCGAAAAACGCTTTGAGTTATACCGTAACTACCAAGACGATCCAGATAACGCACTAGCAAAAGCAAAAGAGCTTGAGCTGCTAATTAGCGAAATTCGCCAACAAGCGAGTCGTCGTATTGTTAGAGAGTTGTCACAACTATAA
- the holA gene encoding DNA polymerase III subunit delta, with the protein MRCYANQLPSELKKGLKPFYLVFGEEPFQEAQCVQLIRDTAKAQGFDEVIKFTLAQGFDWQEIIAQYQSMSLFSARTIIELDLNQQKPGTPGANTFKKIVELENPDTILIVKGAKASQDVQRGAWFKALDKHGLFVPCYPLSGNHLKRWLDEQCQRLSLNIQNEAKLSLINATEGNLLACYQELEKLALIHGDALITQQLVMQGLLNQAKFDIFDLSDALLNGHTAQAIKVLNKLASDNTEVVSILWAINKDLNTLLSVQQGLLQGESLATLFKQKAIWKNQQAPVQTAINRLNIHTLENISSELALFDASYKQGALIAPYQALAHICIKFCQPLDIPLPCHSNRQ; encoded by the coding sequence ATGCGTTGTTATGCAAATCAGCTACCGAGTGAATTAAAAAAAGGCTTAAAACCTTTTTATTTGGTTTTTGGCGAAGAGCCTTTTCAAGAAGCGCAATGTGTACAGCTCATTCGCGACACGGCAAAGGCACAAGGATTTGATGAAGTAATTAAATTCACTTTAGCTCAGGGCTTTGATTGGCAAGAAATAATCGCGCAATACCAAAGTATGTCGTTGTTTAGCGCGCGCACTATTATTGAGCTTGATTTAAACCAGCAAAAACCGGGGACACCCGGCGCAAACACCTTTAAAAAAATAGTAGAGCTTGAAAACCCTGATACGATCTTAATCGTAAAAGGCGCTAAGGCCAGTCAAGATGTTCAGCGCGGCGCGTGGTTTAAAGCACTTGATAAGCATGGGTTATTTGTCCCCTGCTACCCACTTAGCGGAAATCACTTAAAGCGTTGGCTTGATGAGCAGTGCCAACGCTTGTCACTAAATATTCAAAACGAGGCCAAACTCAGTTTAATTAATGCCACTGAAGGCAACTTACTTGCATGTTACCAAGAGCTTGAAAAACTAGCATTAATACACGGTGACGCTCTGATCACGCAACAGCTGGTGATGCAAGGACTACTAAACCAAGCTAAGTTTGATATTTTTGATTTAAGTGATGCGCTTTTAAACGGCCACACCGCTCAGGCTATAAAAGTACTTAACAAACTTGCCAGTGATAACACTGAGGTTGTGAGTATCTTATGGGCCATCAATAAAGACCTTAATACATTATTGAGTGTGCAGCAGGGATTATTGCAAGGTGAGTCATTAGCAACCTTATTTAAACAAAAAGCGATTTGGAAAAATCAACAAGCGCCAGTACAAACAGCCATTAACAGGCTAAACATTCATACCCTAGAGAATATTAGCAGTGAACTGGCATTGTTTGATGCAAGTTACAAGCAAGGCGCATTGATTGCCCCTTACCAAGCATTGGCGCATATTTGCATTAAGTTCTGCCAACCGCTCGATATTCCACTTCCCTGCCATAGTAACCGTCAGTAA
- the nadD gene encoding nicotinate-nucleotide adenylyltransferase produces MIAIFGGTFDPVHLGHLNMAQQCVATFKLHSLYFMPCAIPAHKAAPGISTEHRIAMLKAAITPYAPFKLDLRELQRSGPSYSLLSLQELRAENPDTPILFLIGMDSFNNFDKWYQWQTITRLCHLVVYQRPGQICDTQGELKCYQHNAVTTDIALLQKTNAGHLYFLEGEQLDAASSEIRQALKKSTKKSELLPDAVSHYIKQHQLYQE; encoded by the coding sequence ATGATTGCAATTTTTGGTGGTACTTTTGATCCCGTTCATTTGGGACACCTTAATATGGCGCAGCAATGCGTTGCGACCTTTAAATTACACTCACTCTATTTTATGCCCTGTGCAATACCCGCACACAAAGCGGCACCGGGGATCAGCACCGAGCATCGTATAGCAATGCTTAAAGCCGCAATTACACCTTATGCGCCGTTCAAACTTGATTTACGAGAACTGCAACGCAGCGGCCCGTCGTATTCTTTATTAAGTTTGCAAGAGCTAAGAGCAGAAAACCCCGATACCCCTATTTTATTTTTAATTGGCATGGACTCATTCAACAATTTCGATAAATGGTATCAATGGCAAACAATAACTCGCCTTTGTCATCTGGTGGTGTATCAACGCCCTGGCCAAATTTGTGATACACAGGGTGAACTTAAATGCTATCAACATAACGCTGTTACCACTGATATTGCCTTGCTGCAAAAAACAAATGCCGGACACCTTTACTTTTTAGAGGGGGAACAGCTGGATGCCGCATCCAGCGAGATCCGTCAAGCCCTTAAAAAAAGTACTAAAAAGAGTGAACTATTACCCGACGCCGTGAGTCACTATATTAAGCAGCACCAGCTTTATCAAGAGTGA
- the rsfS gene encoding ribosome silencing factor: protein MDSKQLLAFALDKIDDMKARDVIQLDVTGSSDVTDYMIVCSGTSRRHVLSIADNLAKEARHAGEEPLGYEGQSDGEWALVDLGDVIVHVMQDQARSYYDLEKLWG, encoded by the coding sequence TTGGATTCGAAACAACTACTCGCTTTTGCACTAGACAAAATTGACGATATGAAAGCACGTGATGTGATTCAACTTGACGTAACTGGCAGCTCAGACGTAACCGATTACATGATTGTATGTTCAGGCACATCAAGACGTCATGTATTGTCAATTGCTGATAACTTAGCAAAAGAAGCTCGCCACGCTGGTGAAGAGCCATTAGGGTATGAAGGCCAAAGCGATGGTGAATGGGCACTCGTTGATTTAGGTGATGTGATTGTTCACGTTATGCAAGATCAAGCACGTAGCTATTACGATCTAGAAAAGCTTTGGGGCTAA
- the rlmH gene encoding 23S rRNA (pseudouridine(1915)-N(3))-methyltransferase RlmH — protein MKIQMIAVGTKMPAWVETGFAEYQRRFPKDMALELIEIPAGKRGKNADIKRILHIEGEKTLAAIPKGNRIVTLEVTGKALDTHQLAKNMEKWQLDGRDVSLLIGGPEGLAPECIAASEQKWSLSNLTLPHPLVRIIVAESLYRGWSLNNNHPYHRE, from the coding sequence GTGAAAATACAAATGATTGCTGTTGGTACAAAAATGCCAGCATGGGTAGAGACAGGTTTTGCAGAGTATCAACGCCGCTTTCCCAAAGATATGGCATTGGAACTCATTGAGATCCCTGCTGGTAAACGCGGAAAAAATGCCGATATAAAGCGTATTTTGCACATTGAAGGTGAAAAAACCTTAGCCGCCATACCTAAAGGCAATCGTATTGTCACACTAGAAGTAACCGGTAAAGCACTGGATACTCATCAACTAGCGAAAAACATGGAAAAGTGGCAACTAGATGGTCGCGATGTCAGTTTATTAATTGGCGGACCTGAAGGCTTAGCCCCAGAGTGTATTGCTGCCTCTGAGCAAAAATGGTCGTTATCAAATTTAACGCTCCCACACCCTTTAGTACGCATTATTGTTGCTGAAAGCCTCTACAGAGGCTGGAGCTTAAATAACAACCATCCTTATCATCGCGAGTAG
- the mrdA gene encoding penicillin-binding protein 2, producing MLKRRPTIRDHSAEANLFARRAFVGFIFILVLVAILLSNLYKIQVDDHQDYQTRSNDNRIKVIPIAPNRGLIYDRNGVLLAENKPVYNLEVIPEEVDDLTASLKSISKIIEITEQQQADFLDDIKHTRRFKSQVLKARLNENEVAMFSVNQHKFPGFSIEARLARYYPFGDTLTHALGYVAKLNRKELNKLEQQDEATNYRATHDIGKLGIEKYYEPLLHGQVGSQRVEVNNRGRIIRTLSMDPPQAGDDLVLTLDIGLQQIAQHALKDMRGAIVVMDAKDGGVLALYSNPSYDPNLFVHGISSKDYKALLNPDRPLINRTTQGRYAPASTVKPHMAILALEENIVQETTSMWDPGFFQIPNVEHRWRDWRRWGHGHVDVYKAIEESCDTYFYDAAYRMGITKISNFMARFGFGELSGIDIHEETTAILPSKEWKEARFKESWWPGDTISVGIGQGYWTATPIQIANATNILVNRGINHPPHLVQVAKKEDQITQLNNEEKPPVVLNNEDNWRIAIDAMHNTVKKTTGTAHRAFKGATYDPAGKTGTAQVVSIAQGERYDADALKERQRDNAIYIGFAPFNNPQIVVSIVVENTGGGSSVGAPIARQLMDYYFAANPIQSSGDKAP from the coding sequence ATGCTAAAACGAAGACCCACCATTCGCGACCACTCAGCAGAAGCTAATTTATTTGCTCGGCGTGCATTCGTGGGTTTTATTTTTATATTAGTCCTTGTAGCAATATTGCTGTCTAACTTGTATAAAATCCAGGTTGATGATCATCAAGATTATCAAACTCGTTCTAATGATAACCGTATAAAAGTTATACCTATAGCCCCCAATCGCGGTTTAATTTACGACCGCAATGGTGTTTTACTAGCCGAAAATAAGCCCGTTTATAACCTTGAGGTGATCCCCGAAGAAGTTGATGATTTAACCGCCTCTTTGAAGTCTATCAGCAAAATCATTGAAATAACCGAGCAGCAACAAGCTGATTTTCTTGATGATATAAAACATACTCGACGTTTTAAAAGTCAAGTCCTCAAAGCCCGTTTAAATGAAAACGAAGTAGCGATGTTTTCAGTAAACCAACATAAGTTCCCAGGCTTTAGTATTGAGGCACGCCTAGCGAGATATTACCCCTTTGGCGATACTTTAACCCATGCATTAGGCTATGTCGCAAAGCTCAATAGAAAAGAATTAAACAAGCTTGAACAACAAGATGAAGCCACAAACTACCGAGCCACGCATGATATTGGTAAACTGGGTATCGAAAAATACTACGAGCCGTTATTACATGGCCAAGTTGGCTCACAACGAGTTGAAGTTAATAACCGCGGCCGAATTATCCGCACTTTAAGTATGGATCCACCGCAAGCGGGTGACGACTTAGTACTTACTCTCGACATTGGTTTACAACAAATAGCCCAACATGCACTTAAAGATATGCGCGGCGCTATTGTGGTAATGGATGCAAAAGATGGCGGCGTTTTAGCGCTGTATTCAAACCCAAGTTATGATCCCAATTTATTTGTGCACGGTATTAGCAGTAAAGACTACAAAGCCTTACTCAACCCTGATCGTCCACTGATCAATCGCACGACTCAAGGTCGCTACGCACCAGCATCGACTGTTAAACCACACATGGCTATTTTGGCATTAGAAGAAAATATAGTGCAAGAAACCACCAGTATGTGGGATCCGGGCTTTTTTCAAATTCCCAACGTAGAGCATAGATGGCGTGATTGGCGACGTTGGGGCCATGGCCATGTGGATGTTTATAAAGCAATAGAAGAGTCATGCGATACCTACTTTTATGACGCAGCCTATCGAATGGGGATCACAAAAATAAGTAACTTTATGGCTCGCTTTGGCTTTGGTGAATTATCCGGTATTGATATTCATGAAGAAACAACCGCTATTTTACCCTCAAAAGAGTGGAAAGAAGCCCGTTTTAAAGAGTCTTGGTGGCCTGGAGATACTATTTCTGTAGGAATTGGCCAAGGTTATTGGACTGCCACCCCCATTCAAATAGCGAATGCCACTAATATTTTAGTTAACAGAGGGATAAATCACCCTCCTCATTTAGTGCAAGTTGCTAAAAAAGAAGATCAAATTACTCAGCTCAATAATGAAGAAAAACCGCCGGTTGTACTCAATAACGAAGATAACTGGCGCATCGCGATTGATGCCATGCATAACACCGTTAAAAAAACTACCGGAACTGCCCATCGTGCATTTAAAGGGGCTACTTATGACCCTGCAGGTAAAACCGGTACTGCCCAAGTGGTGAGTATTGCTCAGGGCGAGCGTTACGACGCCGATGCACTCAAAGAGCGCCAACGCGACAACGCCATTTATATAGGTTTTGCACCGTTTAATAACCCACAAATTGTTGTCTCTATTGTGGTAGAAAATACCGGTGGGGGAAGCTCAGTAGGTGCGCCCATTGCGCGCCAATTAATGGATTACTATTTTGCAGCTAACCCAATCCAATCTTCAGGGGACAAAGCACCATGA